The following proteins are encoded in a genomic region of Paenibacillus sp. FSL R7-0273:
- a CDS encoding nitroreductase family protein: MDMAVMDIIEKRRSVRTYETTPIGADVHASVMEYLQQEDNRRGPFGGTCGIEWVWAKGGGDDGKAVKLGAYGVIQNPQAYLAGVVRNDQTALLEFGYIFHKLILYATGLGLGTCWIGGTFNRKSFARELALQPGEIIPCITPLGYPREKQRLLDATMRYVVKADQKKPWRDLYHDAGFGSPLAPEAAGRLAAALEMVRLGPSASNKQPWRIVLSGDRQQAHFYLQHTPNYSGNKLGFEMQRIDIGIAACNFELACRELGIAGAWTVCDPQLGAIDQHTEYMLSYKLS; the protein is encoded by the coding sequence ATGGACATGGCGGTTATGGATATTATTGAGAAACGCAGGTCGGTTCGCACCTATGAGACAACTCCGATCGGGGCGGATGTGCATGCTTCTGTTATGGAATATCTGCAGCAGGAGGATAACAGGCGCGGACCCTTCGGCGGGACCTGCGGCATTGAATGGGTGTGGGCGAAGGGGGGAGGCGATGACGGGAAGGCCGTCAAGCTTGGTGCCTATGGCGTCATCCAGAATCCGCAGGCCTATCTGGCGGGAGTGGTCCGCAATGACCAGACGGCGCTGCTGGAGTTCGGTTATATTTTTCATAAGCTGATTCTGTATGCTACAGGGCTTGGCCTCGGGACGTGCTGGATCGGCGGGACGTTTAACCGCAAGTCATTCGCACGCGAGCTGGCGCTCCAGCCGGGGGAGATTATTCCCTGCATTACACCGCTCGGCTACCCGCGGGAGAAGCAGAGGCTGCTGGATGCGACTATGCGTTACGTGGTCAAAGCCGACCAGAAAAAGCCGTGGCGGGATTTATATCATGATGCCGGCTTCGGAAGCCCGCTGGCCCCGGAAGCCGCCGGCAGGCTGGCCGCTGCGCTGGAGATGGTCCGGCTAGGCCCTTCGGCCTCCAATAAGCAGCCGTGGCGGATTGTGCTGTCCGGAGACCGGCAGCAGGCTCATTTCTACTTGCAGCATACGCCCAATTACAGCGGGAACAAGCTGGGGTTTGAAATGCAGCGGATTGATATCGGCATTGCCGCCTGCAATTTCGAGCTGGCCTGCCGCGAGCTTGGCATAGCGGGTGCATGGACAGTATGCGATCCGCAGCTGGGTGCCATCGACCAGCATACGGAATATATGCTGAGCTACAAGCTCAGCTGA
- a CDS encoding DMT family transporter produces the protein MSRKDFTVLLLLAFAWGASFLFMRIASPELGPVFTTELRVALAAAALLLYARITGRQLGLLRHWKPFLLLGALNAALPFTLICMAELELNASLAAILNATTPMFAALAAWGIKNEKPGLSKTAGLIIGLAGVAVLVGWSPVPLAGKTLLSVLYSLGAALAYGFGGLYAARVGRGLAPLTLAAGQQLGAAIVLLPLAVIFAPRQLPSAAAVYSVLGLSLVCTAVAYLLYFYLIQSVGAVKTVSVTFLVPVFGLMWGAIFLKEPIYVNTLAGLVIILLGVMLINRKSRPAAAPDIERRA, from the coding sequence ATGAGCCGTAAGGATTTTACCGTACTGCTGCTGCTGGCCTTTGCCTGGGGCGCATCGTTTCTGTTTATGCGGATTGCCTCGCCTGAGCTTGGACCGGTGTTTACGACCGAGCTCCGTGTAGCGCTGGCTGCAGCGGCTCTGCTGCTGTATGCCAGGATAACCGGCCGGCAGCTGGGGCTGCTCCGGCACTGGAAGCCCTTCCTGCTGCTCGGCGCCCTGAACGCCGCACTGCCGTTCACGCTGATCTGCATGGCCGAGCTGGAGCTGAATGCTTCACTGGCAGCGATTCTTAATGCCACTACCCCGATGTTTGCAGCGCTTGCCGCCTGGGGCATCAAGAATGAGAAGCCCGGTCTGTCCAAAACGGCCGGGCTGATTATCGGCCTTGCCGGCGTAGCCGTGCTGGTCGGCTGGAGTCCGGTGCCGCTTGCCGGCAAAACGCTGCTATCCGTGCTCTATTCGCTCGGCGCTGCGCTGGCCTACGGCTTCGGCGGCTTGTACGCCGCGCGTGTCGGACGCGGACTGGCACCGCTGACGCTGGCTGCCGGCCAGCAGCTTGGGGCCGCGATCGTGCTGCTTCCGCTGGCGGTCATCTTTGCCCCGCGGCAGCTGCCGTCCGCTGCTGCCGTCTACTCCGTCCTCGGCCTTTCCCTCGTCTGTACGGCTGTTGCCTACCTGCTGTATTTTTACCTGATCCAGAGTGTGGGTGCGGTAAAGACGGTCAGCGTTACCTTTCTGGTGCCGGTGTTCGGGCTGATGTGGGGCGCCATTTTTCTGAAGGAGCCTATTTATGTGAACACACTGGCAGGACTTGTGATCATTCTGCTGGGTGTCATGCTGATTAACCGTAAATCCCGGCCGGCTGCGGCTCCGGATATAGAGAGAAGGGCGTAG
- a CDS encoding ATP-binding cassette domain-containing protein, giving the protein MNITAEKVSFLYDAAAALQDVNLEIRSGTLTVLCGVTGSGKSTLLRLLAGLAEPSAGSIVYSGASDAAASTAIVFQQPETQLFSGSVHKEIEYGLEQHGVPKAERAQRVRSALSRVGLPYEVYAGRSPFLLSGGEKRRLCIAAALALQPELLILDEPTAGLDPAAAQSLLQLIQQLRDGGITLIIGTHELDSLLPLADQAVVMHRGYVCYKGPAAPLAADHRLLRSAGLEPPAYSRIGERLRRQGLLAEQPDSLDALLAELEQLPLAAPGGDSIPPVPSSRAAAGSLIPLPDAAAAGTARPGSRTIPRRQLYWQELDPRVKWLGMLLGSLVVLGMDSPLPLLLASVLAAGLIGSAAVPWSRTLRFFRPFLLMFLFLWLLSALDWTSPDLTLGPVGFSTEGIVRGGQSVLRFLLLIALGFLFTETTSGAPLREALEWAFTPLKRLGIRTRGWSLAASVTLQFVPWILGRLSQLQLALKSRGKPQRGLTRWTPRQISMLIVPLLILVIGMGDELATAVDSRGYDPKKARTPSYPLSWRSADTRALAYVVLVAAGLWWLSRVS; this is encoded by the coding sequence ATGAACATAACAGCCGAAAAGGTCTCATTCCTGTATGATGCCGCCGCAGCTCTGCAGGATGTTAACCTGGAGATTCGAAGCGGCACACTGACTGTCCTGTGCGGTGTCACCGGCAGCGGCAAGTCGACACTGCTGCGGCTGCTGGCCGGGCTGGCCGAGCCTTCTGCAGGCAGCATTGTTTACAGCGGGGCTTCAGATGCTGCTGCCAGCACAGCTATAGTCTTCCAGCAGCCTGAAACCCAGCTATTCTCCGGCAGTGTACATAAAGAAATAGAATACGGTCTGGAGCAGCACGGCGTCCCGAAGGCAGAGCGGGCACAGCGTGTCCGCAGTGCCCTGTCCAGAGTCGGCCTGCCCTATGAGGTGTACGCCGGGCGGTCGCCCTTTCTGCTCAGCGGCGGGGAGAAGCGGCGGCTGTGCATCGCCGCCGCCCTTGCCCTGCAGCCGGAGCTGCTGATTCTTGACGAGCCGACTGCCGGACTTGATCCAGCAGCAGCACAATCGCTGCTGCAGCTGATTCAGCAGCTGCGGGACGGAGGCATCACCCTGATTATCGGCACGCATGAGCTGGATAGCCTGCTGCCGCTGGCTGACCAGGCCGTCGTAATGCACCGCGGGTACGTCTGCTATAAGGGACCCGCAGCGCCGCTTGCGGCAGATCACCGGCTGCTCCGGTCGGCCGGGCTGGAACCGCCTGCCTATTCGCGCATCGGGGAACGGCTCCGCCGGCAGGGGCTGCTGGCAGAGCAGCCGGACAGCCTGGATGCGCTGCTGGCAGAGCTGGAGCAGCTGCCGCTGGCCGCTCCCGGCGGAGACAGCATTCCGCCCGTTCCGTCTTCACGAGCCGCTGCCGGCAGCTTGATCCCGCTTCCTGACGCAGCCGCCGCCGGGACTGCCCGGCCTGGCAGCCGGACCATTCCCCGCCGCCAATTATACTGGCAGGAGCTTGACCCCCGGGTTAAGTGGCTGGGGATGCTGCTCGGCTCGCTGGTCGTGCTGGGCATGGACAGCCCGCTTCCGCTGCTGCTGGCCTCCGTCCTGGCCGCCGGGCTGATTGGCTCAGCGGCGGTTCCCTGGAGCCGGACGCTGCGGTTCTTCCGCCCTTTTCTGCTGATGTTCCTCTTCCTGTGGCTGCTGTCCGCCCTGGACTGGACCTCCCCGGACCTCACGCTTGGACCGGTCGGCTTCAGCACTGAGGGAATAGTACGCGGCGGGCAGAGCGTGCTGCGCTTTCTGCTGCTGATTGCCCTCGGCTTTCTGTTCACCGAGACCACCTCCGGCGCACCGCTGCGTGAAGCGCTGGAGTGGGCATTTACTCCGCTAAAGCGGCTTGGCATCCGTACCCGCGGCTGGTCGCTGGCTGCATCGGTCACGCTGCAGTTCGTGCCTTGGATTCTCGGCAGGCTCAGCCAGCTGCAGCTGGCGCTGAAGTCGCGCGGCAAGCCGCAGCGCGGCCTTACACGCTGGACCCCGCGGCAGATCAGCATGCTGATTGTGCCGCTTCTCATCCTGGTCATCGGTATGGGGGATGAGCTGGCTACCGCTGTTGATTCGCGCGGCTACGATCCGAAAAAAGCCAGGACACCCTCGTATCCGCTGAGCTGGCGTTCTGCGGATACGAGGGCGCTGGCTTATGTTGTTCTAGTGGCGGCCGGGCTGTGGTGGCTCTCCCGGGTCAGCTGA
- a CDS encoding FlxA-like family protein produces MNISSAASTASASYTTSGATDTSALEKQKAKLEADLDKVEAGRDDEKTKETKTKQLEQQIKQIEAQIAQKSKSSSSSAAAGSLPADKPSDTNLLKAASAAQIAAATTDSAGRFDIRV; encoded by the coding sequence ATGAATATTTCATCCGCAGCATCCACAGCTTCCGCTTCCTACACCACCTCCGGCGCTACTGATACCAGTGCTCTCGAGAAGCAAAAGGCGAAGCTGGAGGCTGACCTCGACAAGGTCGAAGCCGGCAGGGACGACGAGAAGACGAAAGAAACCAAAACGAAGCAGCTTGAGCAGCAGATTAAGCAGATTGAAGCCCAGATCGCCCAGAAGTCCAAAAGCAGCAGTTCTTCTGCGGCTGCCGGAAGCTTACCTGCTGACAAGCCCTCAGACACCAATCTGCTGAAGGCTGCCAGCGCAGCACAGATTGCCGCAGCTACAACCGACAGTGCAGGCAGATTCGATATTCGGGTCTGA